From the genome of Candidatus Aminicenantes bacterium:
AAAAACGGTAAGTATCTGGCCGGGATCGGGCTGACTGGCAACATATTTGGCTTCGGGCAAAGTGACGTTGGCTACTTTTGAAATCATTGGCGTCACGACCATGAAGATGATCAGCAACACCAGCAAAATGTCGCAAAGGGGGACCACATTGGGTTCAGATTTTGCAGATTTAGAGCCAATTTCGACACTCATGATCTGCTCCTATTACTTCGTTTTCAGCTTGATAAAATGACTAATCAGTTCTGAAGAAGCATTGGCCATTTCACCGGTAAAGACGTCCACCCGGTTGAGCAGGATGTTGAAAAACCACACGGCGACAACGGCGACGATGATGCCGAAGCCGGTGGTGACCAGGGCTTCCGCGATGCCGCCCGCGACAGCGCCGATACCGCCGGACCCGGATACGCCCATGCCCTGGAAGGCGGTGATGATTCCGAACACCGTGCCGAAGAGGCCGACGAACGGACCGGTGGAGCCGATGGTCGCCAGACCATTCAAGCCTCTTTTAAATTCCTGAACGCCTTTGATCGTAGCTCTTTCAATGGCCCTTTGGGCGGATTCGATTACTTCAGCGTGAGCAGACTTGCTGTCCTGCTGAAACTGCAGTTCGTTCAAGCCGGCAACCAGAACCTTGGCAAGGTGGCTGTTCTTGAATCTTTTATCAGAAGCCAATTTGATAGAATCATCAATTTTTCCTTCCTGCCAGAGCGCGGAAATAAGCTTCAACAGAATCCTGGACTGCTTTTTCGCCTTGCCGAAAACGATGAGCCTCTCAATGCCGGTGGCGAAGCAATACACCGACATCAGCACCAGGGTGATAACGACCGCCTTTGGAATAAGACTCATACTGTGCCACATTTCAACTAAATCCCATGACATAATAGACCTCCTAAATTAAGATTATTTTAAAATTCCTTATGGGCGAGAATACCGTTCATCACTGGTTTTCCAGGGTGAAGGTTACCGTGGCTGTGAAGATGACCGGCTTGGGGATGCCGTTCAATATGTAGGGTTCATAGACCCACTGCTTGATGGCGCTCAGCGCGGCATCGTTGAGCAGCGGGTGGCCGGAGATGACCCGGGCCTGGCGCACGCGGCCGTAGATGTCGGTCATGGCTTCGATGATGACCACGCCCTGGATGCGGGCCGTCAAGGCGATCTGCGGATAAACCGGCTTTACTTCCTTGATTTTCTTGGGCCTCTGCACGCTGGCTACGCGGATGGCCTGCTGGGTGTTGTCCATGAGCTGTCCGCCTTCCACGCCGCCGAGAACGCCTCCCACGACGCCGCCTTCCACGCCGCCTTCCACGCCGCCCTCAACGCCGCCTTCGATGCCGGCGAAATTGCCCACATCCTCTTCCTGGATGATGGTGGGAACTTCGATCGGAGCCACCAAGCGGCCGGCGATGATCGGCCGGTTTTGATTGGCTTTCTTGGCGCTATCGGCCGCCTTCTGCTCCCCGCTGCCCCGTTTCTTGGCCGCGGCCGGAGGCGGCGGCGGAGGCGGAGGCGGAGCCATGACGAAGACGTTGGTCACTTTAACCTGAGGAAGATTGGTATCGGCCATCATCAGGGGAACGACCACGACGGATGCGATGAGTAAGGCATGAAAAAGGAGAGAAATTGGCAAAATCATCCATTTCTGAGTATGTTTGCGAGTACCGGAAGATATTATCATTGAATCCCCAAACATGCTACGCCTCCCTGTTTAGTTTTTTTAATATTTCCAAGCTATTTTATACAATAAAAAAATGAATAAAGCAAGTACATTCTCAACTTTTTTTTCTTTTTAAGAAATATTTTTCCCAGACTTTAAGCCAGGCGCAGGACTGGTAGATGGTCGAGTACGACCCGGCGATGACGCCGACCAGCATGGTGAAGGCGAAAGGCCGTATCACTTCCCCACCGAAAAGGTAAAGGGACAAGACGGTCAGGAAAACCGTCAACGAGGTGAAGATCGACCGGCTCAGGGTCTGGTTCAGGCTCTTGTCCAGGATGGCTTCGAGGTCGTCCTTTTTCATGATCTTGAGGTTATCGCGCAAACGGTCGAAGACCACGATCGTATCGTTGATCGAGTAACCGACGATGGTCAGGATGGCGGCGACGACCTGCAGCGACATCTCGATGCGGAAGAAGAGGACGAACGACAGGGAGACCAGCACGTCGTGAAACAGGGTCAGGATGCCGGAGAGCCCATAGAGGAACTTGAAGCGGAAGGCGATGTAGACCAGCATGCCGATCAGGGCCCAGACGCAGGCCAGGGCGGCCTTGCGGCGCAGGTCCTTGCCCACCTGCGGGCCAACGAACTCCACGCTTAAAAAGGTGAATTTGCTCAAAAATGTATTATCGCGCAGAACGGTCATGACCCGGTGCTTGATGCCGGCGTTTTCCAGGGCGGAAAAATCGGTGATGATGCCGTTTTTGCCCTTGCGCAGGTCAATGATGATCTTGGCGCTGGCCAGCGCGTCCTCATCGCCAAGGCCCTTGTCGCGCAGGAAGCGGGCGATCTCGCCTTCGGCCGTATTGTTCAGGTCGATTTTCCCGGCCGTCTCCTGATCCATTTCGGCGCTATCCAGCATGCTGTTGCGAATCTGTCTGGCCACGAGCTCGTATTCCTCGACGCCTTCCATTTTTGTCTCATTGCTGATGTTCATCTTTTTCAATGAGGCCATGGTTTTGATGAAGAACTTATTCTCGCTGCCGATGCGCGTGATCTGGGCGTCGCCCAGGCTGACCTTGCTCAGCATGCTGCGGACCTGTGGGATGGAAGTGGGTTTTAGAAAACTGGCCTCGATCAGGGTGCCGCCGGAAAAATCGATGCCCATGTTGAAACCGCGGGTGAAGAACATGTAGATGCCGGCCAGGATGATCAAACCTGAAAGGGCGAAAGCGTAATACCTTTTACTGGTGAATTTGATATTGGGAACTTCTTTGAATAAATACATAGTGCACTCCTATATACTGATCTTGGACAGCTTTTTTCGCCGGCCGTAGGTCAGGTCAAAGATCACCCGCGAGACGAATATGGCGGTGAACATGCTGGCCGCGATGCCGATGATCAGGGTGATGGCGTACCCCTTGATGGGTCCGGTCCCGAACTGGAACAGGAAGACGGCCGAAATGACCGTGGTCAGGTTGGAATCGAAGATCGTCCAAAACGCTTTTTTAAAACCCGCGTCTATGGCCGACTTGGGCGATTTGCCCGATTTCAATTCCTCGCGGATGCGTTCGAAGATCAATACATTGGCATCCACGGCCATGCCGATGGACAGGATGATGCCGGCGATACCGGGCAAGGAAAGAGTGGCATGAAAATACGCCATGATGCCCATCAGGATCACCATGTTCAACAGCAGGGCCAGGATCGAATTCAAGCCCGCGGCCTTATAATAAACCAGCATGAAGAGCACCACCAGCAGCAAGCCGCCAAAGCAGGCCATGAGCCCCTTGCGGATGGAATCGGCGCCCAGCGAGGGGCCGATGGTCCTTTCCTCGATGTACTTCAGCGGCGCCGGCAGGGCGCCGGAGCGTAAGACCAGCACGATGTCGTCCACCTCGTCAACGGTGAAACGGCCGTGGATGATGCCGTCGCCGGAGATCACGTCCTGGACGGTGGCCACGCTCTCGATGCGGTCATCCAGGACGATGGACAGCTGCTTGCCGATGTTGGCGGCGGTGAATTTTTCGAACTGCGTCGATCCCTGCGCATTGAAGGAGAAGCCGACGGCCGGGGCGCCGTACTCGTCCTGGGCGCGGCGCGCGCTCTTCAGGTCCTTGCCGGGAACGACGGTGGCCGCCTTCAGCACGTAAAAGCCCTTTTCCAGGCGCCGGGGATTGGTTTTGACGATCTCCATGTCCTCGG
Proteins encoded in this window:
- a CDS encoding biopolymer transporter ExbD; its protein translation is MSVEIGSKSAKSEPNVVPLCDILLVLLIIFMVVTPMISKVANVTLPEAKYVASQPDPGQILTVF
- a CDS encoding MotA/TolQ/ExbB proton channel family protein; amino-acid sequence: MSWDLVEMWHSMSLIPKAVVITLVLMSVYCFATGIERLIVFGKAKKQSRILLKLISALWQEGKIDDSIKLASDKRFKNSHLAKVLVAGLNELQFQQDSKSAHAEVIESAQRAIERATIKGVQEFKRGLNGLATIGSTGPFVGLFGTVFGIITAFQGMGVSGSGGIGAVAGGIAEALVTTGFGIIVAVVAVWFFNILLNRVDVFTGEMANASSELISHFIKLKTK
- the secF gene encoding protein translocase subunit SecF encodes the protein MYLFKEVPNIKFTSKRYYAFALSGLIILAGIYMFFTRGFNMGIDFSGGTLIEASFLKPTSIPQVRSMLSKVSLGDAQITRIGSENKFFIKTMASLKKMNISNETKMEGVEEYELVARQIRNSMLDSAEMDQETAGKIDLNNTAEGEIARFLRDKGLGDEDALASAKIIIDLRKGKNGIITDFSALENAGIKHRVMTVLRDNTFLSKFTFLSVEFVGPQVGKDLRRKAALACVWALIGMLVYIAFRFKFLYGLSGILTLFHDVLVSLSFVLFFRIEMSLQVVAAILTIVGYSINDTIVVFDRLRDNLKIMKKDDLEAILDKSLNQTLSRSIFTSLTVFLTVLSLYLFGGEVIRPFAFTMLVGVIAGSYSTIYQSCAWLKVWEKYFLKRKKS
- a CDS encoding energy transducer TonB, yielding MILPISLLFHALLIASVVVVPLMMADTNLPQVKVTNVFVMAPPPPPPPPPAAAKKRGSGEQKAADSAKKANQNRPIIAGRLVAPIEVPTIIQEEDVGNFAGIEGGVEGGVEGGVEGGVVGGVLGGVEGGQLMDNTQQAIRVASVQRPKKIKEVKPVYPQIALTARIQGVVIIEAMTDIYGRVRQARVISGHPLLNDAALSAIKQWVYEPYILNGIPKPVIFTATVTFTLENQ
- the secD gene encoding protein translocase subunit SecD; this translates as MDKSMTWKIGLIVAVVALSIWLMWPLDKKLNLGLDLKGGMHLIMEVETDEAIAIQADMSITQLKGLFRDGSIKYEKVVRRGFNRIEITGTLLDDERKIKDILDDDFRDWTYTVGGNLVSLALRPNIEQQLRDQSVDQALETIRNRVDEFGVAEPTIQKEGLAGDKILIELPGIDNPERVKSLIKSTAMLEFRSVVSGPFLTEEAALKDYNGKLPEDMEIVKTNPRRLEKGFYVLKAATVVPGKDLKSARRAQDEYGAPAVGFSFNAQGSTQFEKFTAANIGKQLSIVLDDRIESVATVQDVISGDGIIHGRFTVDEVDDIVLVLRSGALPAPLKYIEERTIGPSLGADSIRKGLMACFGGLLLVVLFMLVYYKAAGLNSILALLLNMVILMGIMAYFHATLSLPGIAGIILSIGMAVDANVLIFERIREELKSGKSPKSAIDAGFKKAFWTIFDSNLTTVISAVFLFQFGTGPIKGYAITLIIGIAASMFTAIFVSRVIFDLTYGRRKKLSKISI